The window CCCACGAATTGATTTCCATGCTAACGTTCTGCCTGGCAGCCTCCATTACACCAGGCCCGAATACCTTAATGTTAATGACCTCAAGTCTCAATCACGGTGTGGCCCGCAGTTGGCCGCACTTTTGGGGGGTTATTCTCGGTTTTAATTTTATGCTTGCCACCATCGCTCTAGGCCTGGGCGCGGTGTTTACGGCTTATCCCATGGCCCATCAAATCATTAAAATTTTGGGGGGTGCGTATTTGTTATATCTCGCCTGGAAAATTGCTACGTCAAGCGGATTAAACGAAGAAAAAAGCCGAAGCGAGCCGCTCACTTTTTGGCAAGCGGTGTTATTTCAATGGTTGAATCCCAAAGCCTGGATTATTTCCATAGGCGCTGTAGCGTCGTTTACCCAGGTAGGTGATTTTATTGCACAGTTTCTGCGCTTGCTGGTGGTGTTTTTTACGATTGGTACGGCGAGCATGTTGGTCTGGCTGTTTTTCGGCGCCTTGCTAAATCGATTAATTCATAATGATAGAGTTTTAAAGCGATTTAATATTGCGATGGGGCTATTGCTTGCGGTATCGATAGTGCCGATGCTGGGTGTCGTTTAGATTTGCTCGCGCATTTATAATCAAAATTAATCCTGTTGCTCCAGCATGTGCGATTTTTCATTGGCATCTACAGCGGATCTCTTTGTATTTGTACTTCACAATTTTAATTTTGTTTGATCGATTAAATTGTTACATTAATTAGTGCGTGAATATGTGAATAATGCATTCCGCCAGGTTTGAGATCCGTGTATTTTGTCGCGGCTAACTAATTAGGAAGGAAATATCAAGGAGAGTCGCGTGTTAAAAAAAATGATGCCGGTCGTGGCAGGTTTAATG of the Teredinibacter turnerae T7901 genome contains:
- a CDS encoding LysE family translocator produces the protein MLTFCLAASITPGPNTLMLMTSSLNHGVARSWPHFWGVILGFNFMLATIALGLGAVFTAYPMAHQIIKILGGAYLLYLAWKIATSSGLNEEKSRSEPLTFWQAVLFQWLNPKAWIISIGAVASFTQVGDFIAQFLRLLVVFFTIGTASMLVWLFFGALLNRLIHNDRVLKRFNIAMGLLLAVSIVPMLGVV